The Mus caroli chromosome 15, CAROLI_EIJ_v1.1, whole genome shotgun sequence DNA segment tcaggatgatattttctagttccatccactttcctaagaatttcataaattcattgtttttaatagctgagtagtactccattgtgtaaatgtaccacattttctgtatccattcctctgttgagggacatctgggttctttccagctcctggctattataaataaggctgtgatgaacatagtggagcatgtatccttattatatgttggagcttcttctgagtatatgcccaggagtggtattagtgggtcttcaggtagtactatgttcaattttctgagaaaccaccaaactgatttccagagtggttgtaccagcttgcaatcccatcagcaatggaggagtgttcctctttctccacaaatGAAGCAGACTTTTATAGATGGgcattttgaaaatgtgtttaagAAATGACTTCATTCAGACTGAAAACTGAtgatgtctttttatttattctgtttttaaaattaattaattaattaattagacaTTGTTTCCTCTATGTGGTCCTGTTTGTCCTGGAGCtttctgtgtagatcaggctgaccttgaactcacagagatcctcctgcctttgcctcctgagtgctgagattacaggtaagTTACAATGTCTGGCAAGATGGGAAACccttaatttttatatgtaagtttAGATTTTAGCTagattactattttttttaaaaggaacaatAGCTATTGAATATACTTTTGTGTAAGAAATAGTTGTTCATTGAGTACATTAGAAAAGAGCAGAGTGGCTGGGCAGTAACAAAAATACCCCTGTAGCACAAGACTGTTTGTACATGGAGTTGAAGGTGGGGATATCTCCAATTGGGGATGTGCTTATGGCCAGTTTTTGATAGTTTCCTAGCACGTAATTTGCACTATGTGAATAAGGGCCTATGTGTTGAGTCTGAATTTTCAGCTGCACAATCTTTACCATGTAAATCAGGATGATTTAGCCTCTTTGGCTGATCAAGGTTTCATCCTGGTCAAAGGCTGTGACAATGGCATGCTGGACTACAGCTCGGTTAGACTACTGTTTTTGACTGGGCCATCCTTCTAGAGACAGGTGACATTCTTAGTCTTAGTGATTTGTAGAGAGTTGTTTTTGTGAGAAGAGCATAAGTATTTATTACTTAGTCTGTGTTTACTATCTGCTAGTTCTAAAGCACACTTCTGCTCACAGTTCTGTTCCGTTTCACCCTTGCTCACCCACGTTCCAGACATCAGGGTCAGGAAATTgactcccagcactggagaagttttcattttcttcaaaaacTGGGTGAGTAATCTTTTGAAGATTAAGTGGCTCtgaaacaaagtagaaaagaagTTCTTGAAGTAGAATATAAAGTCAAACTTTTATCTCCTCTGTTTGACTAAGGCTTCGAAATCATCCTGAGATGTGGGGATGTTGGAAGCCATAGAAATTTGGTCTTATCTACCTGATCTTGAGTGAAAAGCTTACCATCATCCACTGCAGTCCTGTTGATACAGTTGGCCTCATGTTCCTTGAGCCTTTTGATTGGGACCACATGACAAGCATTATATTTGCAGTTAGCCATCTTTTTAGCTATCTTTGGATTTTTCTAGAAGGAATAATtcttgttaggttttttttcctgtgttccatccttcACTCATTTCTGAATATTTCTGAAGAGATATTATATCTCAACTTTAAGAACAATTAGTTTATAGCTATGATcagaagcaaaaagcaaaaccaaataacTATCTTTTTATACTCTGAAATTTACAGTTATTATTGGGGAAACTTACCTTTTTGCATGATGCCAGATGGTACTGTAACCTGCTGGCAGGTATCTTGTGGTTTGGATCATAAGGACAGAGCTCTATGGATTCCAACTCCATTAGTCCTAAAAGTCAAGAATCATAGGTTAGAAAAGGAAAGATTACCACTTAAGATCAAGTCTTGACATAGGCCTATTTTCTATTCTTAAAAGCAATGTggtattagggctggagagagatggttcagcaattaagattGGTTTCTGCTCAATCTTGAAgcctggagttcagatcccagcacccactctgGATGACTGACAAATGCCACTCCCAGGGATCCCAcaccttcttcttttctccttctccttctccttctccttcttcttcttcttctccttctcctttctttctcctttctcctttctcctttctcctttctcctttctcctttctcctttctcctttctcctttctcctttctccNttctcctttctcctttctcctttctcctttctcctttctcctttctcctttctcctttctcctttctcctttctcctttctccttttcttcttttctcctcctcctcctcctcctcctccttctttttgggACAACATTTATTCCTTTTCCAAATGTTACAGTAAATTCAGGTGAAAGAATGGTTTTagcagttagaaaaaaaaagtacaaatctGGGGTTTGGCCATTAAAAGTTATTTACAACAatgggaggggggaaaaaagacaacaaGAAGTTGTTTCACATTacagacctccctccctcctgaagCCTAACACTTGCTTATCAAGTCAGAGACTTGGTTGTTTTCACAAGCTGGAGGTTTGAACTTGAGTAAGACATTTATAAAAACCCAGACGGGGCAATGTCCTCCCCAGCCCAGGTGCCACTAGGCACAGCATAAGAGACTAAGAATTCAACAGGGGAAAGGCTGGACACTCAGGGTTTGGGAGTATAAGCCCCCCACTTCTGGCTCAGGGGGTTGAGAAGTAGGATAAACAAGACGAACTTGGAAAAGAATTGGAAACCCAGCAATTTGCCTTCTGCAGGGATGGGGCTCGGGAAGGAGGTAGGGACAGGGCATTTCACATCACT contains these protein-coding regions:
- the LOC110310856 gene encoding gametocyte-specific factor 1-like, encoding MELESIELCPYDPNHKIPASRLQYHLASCKKKNPKIAKKMANCKYNACHVVPIKRLKEHEANCINRTAVDDEPLNLQKITHPVFEENENFSSAGSQFPDPDVWNVDHAHHFPSFVLETFAPKKLVCESDSRDLQEAMADKHPNSFKSWGRGQKN